CGCAAAACCATGCGAACTATGCAAAACAACAACACGCACTTCCGTGAATAACAGCAGAGCCTTTTGTTAACTTACGTAACTACTTGCCATTATTTTTGCTTGGATGCTTTGGAGGTTTCACGTAACATCTAAAACCAACCGAACCCATCCggaaagtgaaagaaaaaaagcctGTTCGTCCATACTGCATAAGCACACACTGCATCACACATCAAAATTCAAAGTGTCAATCTGCATATGCCACTTCTGTAATAAACCTCCTTACAACCATCTCCCCAACATACTGATATCCCACCACAACCCGGTTATAACCAAGCATTTGGCCGGTTCGTACACAACATTAAAGAAAACTGAGAGAGCTGACTGCGTATGTAAACTTTGCtggttttattttactttaaggCTCATCTAGCCGGGCATGAGAAGAGATGGCGATTTCCCAAATGGCAGAGTCGTCTCTGGGCAACATCTTTGAAATGGTGGCATGGAGCTAAGATGGGGGTCTGAAAATATTAGGCTTTCACTAAATGGAGCAAACCCAAGCCAAAGTGCTGTGAGACGAGCATACCACGGAGAGGAAAGAGGCGCTGAGCCATTGCGAGCTATTGCACACTGAGGGAAACTGCCCATGTGACTGTGACAGATCACTTCAGACACCAAACAGTCTTGTGGCTGGACGTCCGACGAGGGGTTTGAGTAGGAAAGAGCAGAGATGATGGAGCCCCAGAGACAAAGCACCATATTCTGATAGGACGAAGAGGTAAAGCCCTGCTGATCTGGCACAGCGGTGGGCCGCGGCTTCAAGCTGTCATTGGTCAGGACGCAGCAGTGGAGGTTTGAGGTTGGGCGCGGTGTGTCCTGCAAGAGCTCGGGGAAAAGTGCTGGTGTCTGAATGGATGTGTGCTTCATCAGGTCCAAGTAAGTGCGGCTGGAATTGGGAAGACGGCCGAGCTGGTGGATGACGGCGGAAGAAGCGATGAGACCGGCTACGCTAGTCAAGTACAGGAGACCCAATATACAGGTAACCTGCAGGAGAGGTAAAGAACACAACAAACGGTTAAAGATAGCACTTCAcgattaactgaaataaaactgaagatCATAATATGGCTTAGTGTGATTATTAGATCGCACACCGTTTAATTCAGTTAAATAAATAGTAGCAGTGAGTTTCTGGTGAAGCACGTTGATTTCAGGGTATATACAGGAATCATGAAGTTAAATTTAATAccttttaagaccttttttttaGACTCTtaacatacattttaagacCTCTTCGCCACTCCAAGTTTTAACCGGTTACACTGGTGAAACTTTAACTTACATGTACTATATATTGATTGTAAGACAGCACAACTAAAGTCTTACTTTGTGATAACTGCTTATCAATGCAACATAATTCAGAAGGGTGGGAACGAAGCAATTAATTGAGGGACTAACCCAATGCAACCCAAGAAGCAAGAATTAATTACAAAAGATGTATTTGTAAAATCAACTCTTATAACGGTCTGCAAACCATAGCTCTTTTGTAGAACACTTCTCATGACAAACAGCTGACTGGTCAGACAGTTTACCTGCGATTACGATGAGTGCTTGATTTGATGCAGACCGTCAGTAGTCTGAATGATCATAAAATAATGATCTATTGCATCATTTTAATTGGGCATCCAGTAAAAAACAGCCCAAAGTAGCGCAATGACCATGTCCCAAATATCAAAATATGTAATTTCCATccctaaaataaatattttacagtcaCTGTACATTGACCATAAACACAGCTCAAAGGCTTCCTACTAGTGGCCCTTCTTCACAAAACATTTAGCAGAGTTTTATTTCAGGtagaatgtaatttatgcaatatttcaaacctTTAACCCACGGGGGGGAAACCAACCCAAGGCAACAGTTTAAAAGCAGCCCAATTCCGTGGGGAAAAAACAACCCTGCATCCAACATGAGATGCAAGAGTCAGATTTGACTGATCACGGGTCGAGaataaggagagatgactgacaAGATATTGGAGGATATGCACCTCAACAGATCCTGAGCTCATTGACAAATATCGTGAAAAGTGCTCCCTTTACACAGTGCGTGCGCGATTGCAaaattgaaagtgaaagtaaactgGGACTGCGAGCGCTCATTCAAAAGTGCCTGTTCATACCTATTATCTCTGGCTTTTATTCATAGATTTATTGAGGAGTTGTCTTGTTTTAGGTCTGAAATCTGTTATTCTGAATATGACATTATTTATTGACTATCTTTGGACTTATTGTAAAGCACATTAGTGAACAATTTTTATTTCCAatggcgctatataaataaagtttaagtTGAAAATAAAAGATTTAATGTTTGATATTAAAGAAATTATGACAGCCATAAACattactactgtaaatttaGAGCCgtactgtaatttattttgacaatttaagaactcttttttattttagtgaaattacaatagtaatatttattttaataactgaatttagtaataataaaaattgtgtcattataaCAATGTgactataaaatataattactatCGTTTTATATTGGTACATAACCACAATTTTGctcaaatcttaaattaaaaaattaaataaataaatgcttgtgtgtgtgtatattatatacaatttttttattttttttttatttcagatttactGTTTTATGACAATGTTGAGTGTGATGTCAAAACAGGCGTCTGTCATGccatatttgaataaaataatatttcagaacaaCAAACAAGGAAACTTTTCACCAATTTTAGTTGACTTGGAATACAGTGCACatcatatggactactttttAGGTGTATTTAGGAGTTTATATGGATTTAACTGTGATTAATGACCTTGGTAAAGTGCTGGTAGATAGCTGATAGAGCTTCCCTCCAATTGGTTTGCTCCAACAGGACGCAGAGATCTGTGTAGGTGAACCAGCCTCGCTTCATTCCTTGTCGCTCCGCAATGCTACAAGGACAAAAATATTGATCTTTTTACACTGGAACATAACCAAACAACAAAACGAGCATGTGTAAGGGCCTTGAACTTTGTCATATGACACACAACTTAAGAGAAATGTACTGCTAATCCAACTCACTCTGATAAACAGATTAGACTGCAAAGGGCAACTGCATTAAGTCCAAGTGAGTCACTGCCCAGTAGGCTATTTAAACAGGTCATGACATTAAAATTTGTCCTTGATTTTttgaaaagaagaacaaagatgTATGCTGTGACCCCTTAAAGGCCAGTAGGAGTGTTCACTTAAACCATGTGACTCAGTATAATTTGAGATGTACTGTTACGACACAGTAGTGCATGTTAACCAACCTGCTTTCCACCTGACTGAGGACTTTAAAGAAGTCACTGGGCTCGGTGAAGAGGTTCCAGTCCTGTAAATGAGAAAGATCTTGTTTCAAATCAATTTCTGTAGAAAACTCACTACCAGAAATGCAACCTAATCTAGTATTAGCTTTAATAAGTGTGTATGAAAGGACAAAACAAGTCGAACTACTGTAAAAGGCCATAGTTCTTTGGAAAGATAGAGAGTCACGCTTACGATCGCATTGAGGAAGTTCATCTCCAAAGTGTTGACAGTCTGAACATCCAGCTTGGCCGCAGTGCCCCACTCATCGTTGAAAACCTCCTCCTCTTCTCCTTCATCATACAAATACTTACTGGCAACCATCTGGAGATAACATTAGAAATTCAGAGAAGCAAATAAGGGTAATAAAAGGTTAGTAAAAATTATAAATCCTTGGATGTGCATACCATGGATATCAAAAAGAGGTCTGAGGATGAGATCTGTTGCAGGTATTCGGGATTTCTGTGTCGCAGTCTTTCAATGTATATCAAGGCCAACATCATAGCGCAGGGAGATATACATGCTTCcctgtaacaaaaaaaacaatttgagaTTAATACAGTGAAAATGCATCAtacacaatatttattaatgagattatatttcaaaatcaaaGTTAAGGCGATCCTACCTGGCTACGTGTGCAGCGTATTTCTTATGGAGTTTCCTTATAGGACTTGGGGCAGATTTTTGGAGCAGTTCCACAGCAATATCTAGAGGAAATACAATGATGAGTGATCAAGCAGTACtgaacacacaaataaaataaactgttataTGAATAGAATATgcatgatgaaaaaaaaatatgtaccCAAACATGTCCCTATCTGGGAATTCATTGATATAGAAACTTTACATGacccaaaatatttttatgctatGACAATTTGTTAATATGAGCAATATGTCTCCcctgtatttaatttttgatattaaactgaattctaataattttaaatgtgagaccctggaccacaaaaccagtcttaagtagcacgggtatatttgcagcaatagccaacaacacattgtatgggtcaaaattatcgatttttcttttacgccaaaaatcattaggctATTAaggaaagatcatgttccatggagatatatttacggtaggaaatttttttaaatatcaaaacttaatttttgattagtagtatgcattgctaagaacttcattcggacaactttaaaggtgattttctcaatatttagattttcttttttgcaccctaagattccagattttcaaatagttgtccAAATATCTCTGCAAAATATTGCCCTATCATAacaaaaccatacatcaatgaaaagctttcagatgatgtataaatctcaatttcaaaaaattgacccttaggactggttttgtggtccagggtcacttatgtataaataattaagccataataaaatatgactcaattatcaaaataataattaacatgcAAATAactacacatacatatacacacacagtcatggccaaaaatatcagcacccttgcaattctgtcagaaaatgcaacccttctttctctcagaaaattgttgcagttgcaaatgttttggtactcaaatgtttgtttaaaaagtcaaatctgatacaaatttcacacagaacccaaaaaaatccactggacaaaattattgccacccttaacttaatatttggtagcaccccctttggaaaaaaattactgaaatcagtcgcttcctgtaaccatgaatgagtttcttacacctctctactggaattttggaccactcttcttttgcaaactgctccaggttattcagatttgaaggatgccttctcccagatctctccacaggtgttctatgggattcagatctggactcattgctggccatttcagaactctccagcaCTTCGTTTGTAGCCATTTCtggtgctttttgaagtgtgttccgggtcattgtcctgctggaagacccatgacctctggtggagacgcagctttctggcactggccactacgttgcaccccaaaattctttggtaatcagcagatttcatgataccgttcacacagtcaaggaatccagtgccagaagcagcaaagcaaccccaaaacatctttgaacctccaccatgtttgactgtagggactgtgttcttctttttctgtaaacagtgccatgatgtcctttaccaaaaagctctacttttgtctcatctgtccacaatACGTTCTCCCaaaaggattgtggttttgtcacataagttttggcaaactccagtcttgctttttttatgcctttgtgtcagcagtggtgtcctcctgggtctcctaccatagtgttctttttcattcagatggcgacagacagtgcgagctgacactgttgtaccctgtgtctgcagatcagcttgaatttgtctGGAAGTTAATCAGGGTTCTTTATCCACTGTTCGAACAATCcttcgttgtaatttttcattaattttgctcttcttggctgtaaacctcttgatgatattgcgcacagtggacgcaggaacattaagatctctggagatggatttgtagccttgagattgtccatgtttttccacaattttttctctcaaatccacagacaactctttacacttctttcttttctccatgctcagtgtgacacacaacacaaaggttgagtcaacttttctccattttaactggttgcaagtgtgattactatattgcccacacctgttacttgccacaggtgtctaaatacaaattacaggagcatcacatgcttgaaaagcaattattttttacaattttgacaaggtgccaataattttgtccagcccatttttgagttctgtgtgaaattttatcaagtttgacttttcttctcttttttttgtgtgttgttgcagtgcaaacaaaaacaataagcacgtgaataccaaaacatctgcaattggaacaattttctgacagaattgcaagttgcaagggtgccgatatttttggccatgactattatttattatatatatatatatatatatatatatatattagtttagCTTGTTGACTCACCTGTCATGGGATATGATAGAGCATCCAATGGGCTGTCAGAATCAAGACCATAATACAGTCGTTTCCTCACTCTCTCTGACAACTGCTCGTGTCCAGGTAGAAACTGATCATGATTacacaatacaaaaacatgGTTTAAATGTCGAATATcttaacaaaaaatgtaaaggaGATCTATTAAGACTACGTAATATCATTAAAGCAGCAACTTCACTATTGGATATGTTTCTGCTATCACACCCAAACACTGGGCCTCTGAGTGAGCCTCGAACTAACGTAGATTAACTAACGTTACTCACAACAAATAGTTAACGTACTGTCTTACATACAAAAGCTATTTGCTGTATTTAAGAATAATTCATTTCGTTCAGTCTAATATTCTGGGTTTTAAATGAAAGAAGACGTTAAAACGCATTTAAAGTTTTTACATAAGTCAGTTTCGCGTGAGTTCCTCAGTCACCCGCCAAAACAGCGGAACTAGAACAAAAACACCAGCGATACTGACCGTAAACTCCTGGAAGTCAGAAAAGATGAACGTTCGCTCGTCAAACAAATCGCCAAAATCCATTTTGGGTCTCCAGCATTGATTTAAAAGGACTGAAAACACAGAAAGCCCGAAGGTAGGCGTCGTGGAATCGCTCTCTCTCTGCCGTGACAGCTGCGTCGCGACGTATTCACAATCACAGTTACGCACCATGCGTTCATTTGCGTAGGGCGGGACTACGACCTTCGGTCAAACATTTTTATGGTGTAATTTgaataagtttttttaaataactatatAGTTTTATGTCTTACCTAATCGCTGTGTATTTCTAATCCAAAGTTTCCCAATATCACGGACCAGCATTGCAGCGCTGTACATGTTACTTTTCTCACCGCTATTTTTAATGGACCAATCTAAGTAGTTTATGATTAGTCACTatggcattttttaaaattaatttatttgaaattgcgCAAgaaggatttttatttatatgccaAGTACTTCGCAGTAATAGAGCAGCAGATTTAAACGATTACATGTCAGGTGTGTAAAAATATCTCCAATAACACACTGATTTGAATGACTCAATAGTTTGCCCTGTTTTTGGCCGTAAAGCACCCcctagtgtaaaaaaaaaaaaaaaaaaaaaggaggaaaGTCTCTTTCAGTGCGTTCTAATACAAACAATGCAATAgtaataaactaaatattttctaaaataattttatggatttttatttctaaacaaaatataaagtaaatacGTATGGCATTTTAATGTACATACAATATTTTACACACAAAACAATGTGATCAATATTCACAAAGagcatattaatataaacatactCCCTTCGTTGCCTTTATTGcacaataaaatacatacaaaaaaatcttCACAGACTTCCTGTTACGACTGAGTTTTTTTATCCGCTATTTCTCCACCTGTTCTTTGAATAATCAAACTACTACAAGACTTTTGTCCGGAAATCTACATAGTACAGCAAAAAACACCCCAATGGCTCATTTCAACCTTGTCCCCTGAGTTTAGTGTCAGTGCTATAAAGTGAGCAAGCTCCCATGTCCCTTAAACTGAACAGAAGCTGTACAGTATTGCATCTAAGCAATAAATAATCACTCCACACACACAGCATAACAAAATGATCTTTAAGCGCACAAATGATCACAGAGTAAAAAAATCAGACAAATGTGCACATAATATATCAGGAATTAACATGAAAATTGATTGAGGAAATGACCCCCCCCCTGCCTATAACCTAGTCCTAAACTTAAACTTAGTATGTATAGAAAGTCAAATATCGGTATTTACTGTTATACAATGGCACCAGAaatataattatt
The genomic region above belongs to Onychostoma macrolepis isolate SWU-2019 chromosome 01, ASM1243209v1, whole genome shotgun sequence and contains:
- the cnppd1 gene encoding protein CNPPD1; this translates as MVRNCDCEYVATQLSRQRESDSTTPTFGLSVFSVLLNQCWRPKMDFGDLFDERTFIFSDFQEFTFLPGHEQLSERVRKRLYYGLDSDSPLDALSYPMTDIAVELLQKSAPSPIRKLHKKYAAHVAREACISPCAMMLALIYIERLRHRNPEYLQQISSSDLFLISMMVASKYLYDEGEEEEVFNDEWGTAAKLDVQTVNTLEMNFLNAIDWNLFTEPSDFFKVLSQVESSIAERQGMKRGWFTYTDLCVLLEQTNWREALSAIYQHFTKVTCILGLLYLTSVAGLIASSAVIHQLGRLPNSSRTYLDLMKHTSIQTPALFPELLQDTPRPTSNLHCCVLTNDSLKPRPTAVPDQQGFTSSSYQNMVLCLWGSIISALSYSNPSSDVQPQDCLVSEVICHSHMGSFPQCAIARNGSAPLSSPWYARLTALWLGFAPFSESLIFSDPHLSSMPPFQRCCPETTLPFGKSPSLLMPG